A genomic segment from Aspergillus chevalieri M1 DNA, chromosome 7, nearly complete sequence encodes:
- a CDS encoding cupin domain-containing protein (COG:S;~EggNog:ENOG410PTE0;~InterPro:IPR014710,IPR011051,IPR013096;~PFAM:PF07883), producing MAHLFPHPRRIVTGHDNYGKAIVLADSVIPCEPTKIKCNFAVLYETHQFPESNDKWMDPVESRTTDLANQKGVVLRVVDFPPRTKTMFHRTESLDFGILHEGEITCHLDHDERIDMKAGDVCVQRGTIHGWTNYSDKPARVFFILTAAKPVSIGNCILGTEGFDKEDVESGGTVSAKN from the exons ATGGCGCACCTTTTCCCTCACCCTCGACGCATTGTCACAGGCCATGACAACTACGGCAAAGCCATTGTCTTAGCGGACAGTGTGATCCCCTGCGAGCCAACCAAAATCAAATGCAACTTTGCTGTTCTCTATGAGACGCATCAGTTCCCCGAATCAAACGACAAGTGGATGGATCCGGTTGAGTCCCGTACTACTGATTTAGCCAACCAGAAAGGCGTTGTCTTGCGTGTAGTTGACTTTCCACCACGCACAAAAACA ATGTTCCATCGGACTGAATCCCTCGATTTTGGTATTTTACATGAAGGGGAAATTACCTG TCATCTTGATCATGATGAACGTATTGATATGAAGGCCGGTGACGTCTGTGTTCAAAGGGGAACAATCCACGGATGGACCAACTATTCGGACAAACCGGCGAGGGTCTTCTTTATCCTGACTG CTGCCAAACCAGTATCTATCGGAAACTGTATATTAGGAACAGAGGGGTTTGACAAGGAAGATGTTGAATCGGGGGGGACAGTGAGCGCAAAGAACTAG
- a CDS encoding alpha/beta hydrolase (COG:S;~EggNog:ENOG410PSKI;~InterPro:IPR000073,IPR029058;~PFAM:PF12697) has protein sequence MSKPTLIFAPGAWYPPTAFDPLIAKLPDYTCHIIAFPAVQQATTVTDLQLDISAVRTLVEQEADAGRDVVIVLHSWAGLPVSSALGGLSKQARTKAGKEGGVVKLVFIAAFVPEVGESLLDAFGGQAEWMIRDIENGTVTASDPFNRFFHDVPDGHEWTKTLRPHAWAAKTSPATGAAYLEIPNSYLLCEDDRAILLAAQEAMVERARSKGAVFETERIKAAHTPWLVPEVMGEVVGYIRRQAGEVL, from the exons ATGTCAAAACCCACCCTAATCTTTGCCCCCGGCGCCTGGTACCCCCCAACAGCCTTCGACCCCCTCATCGCCAAACTCCCCGACTACACCTGCCACATAATCGCCTTCCCCGCCGTCCAGCAAGCAACGACCGTCACCGATCTTCAACTGGACATCAGCGCTGTCCGCACTCTCGTCGAGCAAGAAGCAGATGCGGGGCGGGATGTTGTAATAGTCTTGCACAGCTGGGCTGGGTTACCAGTAAGCAGCGCGTTGGGTGGATTGAGCAAGCAAGCACGGACGAAGGCAGGGAAAGAGGGAGGTGTTGTTAAGCTGGTGTTTATCGCGGCGTTTGTACCGGAAGTCGGGGAGAGTTTGCTGGATGCGTTTGGGGGACAGGCGGAGTGGATGATACGCGAT ATCGAAAACGGCACCGTAACCGCCAGCGACCCATTCAACCGCTTCTTCCACGACGTCCCCGACGGTCATGAATGGACCAAAACTCTCCGCCCACATGCCTGGGCTGCCAAAACCTCGCCTGCCACTGGCGCCGCCTACCTGGAGATTCCCAACTCATACCTGCTGTGTGAAGATGATCGTGCGATCCTGCTGGCTGCGCAGGAGGCTATGGTTGAGAGGGCGAGGTCGAAGGGGGCGGTGTTTGAAACGGAGAGGATTAAGGCGGCTCATACGCCTTGGTTGGTACCAGAGGTGATGGGAGAGGTTGTGGGGTATATTAGAAGGCAGGCTGGGGAGGTGTTGTAG
- a CDS encoding uncharacterized protein (COG:E;~EggNog:ENOG410PIV7;~TransMembrane:6 (o20-40i52-71o91-119i131-159o179-198i210-232o)), giving the protein MPPLDRMDEDPGDNIAYRIWIGTIVTVVPATVITALRFIARTVSRVGLWWDDYTIAVALVINWGMAATRWAQVLMYDYGRHTQYVASEKVINFQISFIAVQITYFCNAVFTKASLLLLYHRIFGVVSGFRWALGISAFLVTAYFIACVIVTIAGCSPVSYYWYRHQEGSCIDEVNFYRWNGIVNMLLDVLVLCLPFPMTWRIKTCLRQKLILTGIFLLGGFVCIVSILRIIAFDFSDANDPMYSTINTATWSSIEQSVGIICACLPTLRPMFRQLYDASHNSTDKGSGSGSRTLSSSLPIRLSQLGSPQAEADGSTVCFARLPTAITATDGSRSRASSTTQTRTGHGVDMYGYAPSIPSVATGGRSRAGSSGLGKEAQQCV; this is encoded by the exons ATGCCACCATTAGACCGCATGGATGAGGATCCGGGCGATAATATCGCCTATCGCATATGGATTGGGACTATTGTTACTGTGGTACCGGCTACTGTTATCACTGCGTTGCGGTTTATCGCGCGGACTGTTTCGCGGGTTGGGCTTTGGTGGGATGATTATACCATTGCGGTTGCTCTT GTGATTAATTGGGGAATGGCTGCTACACGATGGGCGCAAGTTCTGATGTATGACTATGGCCGACATACTCAATACGTAGCGTCCGAAAAAGTCATAAACTTTCAGATA AGCTTCATCGCGGTACAAATAACGTACTTCTGCAATGCCGTCTTCACCAAAGCCTCGTTGCTACTTCTCTACCACCGAATCTTCGGCGTCGTTTCAGGATTTCGCTGGGCTCTAGGAATCTCAGCATTCCTAGTTACGGCATATTTCATCGCTTGTGTCATCGTCACTATTGCCGGCTGCTCTCCTGTCTCGTACTACTGGTACAGACACCAGGAAGGGTCATGCATTGACGAAGTGAACTTCTACCGATGGAACGGCATCGTCAACATGCTTCTAGATGTATTGGTGCTATGCTTACCGTTCCCAATGACCTGGCGTATCAAGACATGCCTCCGACAGAAGTTAATACTAACGGGAATATTCCTCCTCGGTGGATT CGTCTGCATCGTCTCCATCCTCCGCATAATAGCCTTCGACTTCTCCGACGCCAACGACCCAATGTACAGCACAATCAACACAGCAACATGGTCCTCCATCGAGCAGTCTGTCGGCATAATCTGTGCCTGTCTCCCAACTCTCCGCCCCATGTTCCGACAACTATACGACGCTTCTCACAATTCCACAGATAAAGGCAGCGGGTCTGGATCGCGCACGCTTTCGTCTTCTTTGCCTATTCGCCTGTCGCAGCTGGGTTCGCCCCAGGCCGAGGCTGACGGGAGCACGGTTTGTTTTGCGAGATTGCCTACTGCTATTACTGCTACTGATGGGTCGAGGTCGAGGGCCTCGTCGACGACGCAGACGAGGACGGGGCATGGGGTTGATATGTATGGGTATGCACCGTCGATACCATCGGTAGCGACGGGGGGGAGGAGTCGAGCTGGGTCGAGTGGATTGGGGAAGGAGGCGCAGCAGTGTGTATGA
- a CDS encoding uncharacterized protein (COG:S;~EggNog:ENOG410PHT6;~InterPro:IPR008979,IPR029058,IPR005674,IPR013736, IPR000383;~PFAM:PF02129,PF08530;~go_function: GO:0008239 - dipeptidyl-peptidase activity [Evidence IEA];~go_function: GO:0016787 - hydrolase activity [Evidence IEA]), with protein MPNPVQNAETTDVRSYPYVFRQNVSVPLSNGGRIRCNIYLPKTGAIDGRYPVLITYGPYGKDIPYQHFNAASFAEINPDHKSEHSAWETPFPTYWTAHGYVVVRADELGTGQSPGQLDVFSATTVDSFCELVEWAAIQEWSTGKIGLLGISYYAAIQWQVAARNPNGLAAIVPWEGFADHYRDFSRHGGIFSNSFLRLWYDRQVKSNQYGLSGRASRNWGPDTVDGNLPEEELSANAIDIVDQLQSQHFRDHDRYATVNFNLEDIRVPLLSVANWGGYLLHLRGNVEGYTWASSEFKYLRFITGRHDLPFYYPDEVEIQRSFLNAFMKGDDRIGWSRKGAVPSVDLVLRRGDVGYNDPDAEALYPRRKENEWPIARTVYTPLFLNPDQRLTDSEPSLSTIKKIAYRALGDLSNPQFISFRTQPFQSETEITGHIVAHLNVSMSRDSWSSAPSDIDLFVTLRHLSSSGKEILYTGTVGDPIPVTKGFLRMSLRKVNNEHPHHRPYRPHRDYLSSDVQAVIPNEVYTADVELWPTNVVVQEGECLVFEVSSGDTPGTGIFEHCDQVDR; from the exons ATGCCCAACCCAGTTCAGAATGCTGAAACAACTGACGTGAGGTCATACCCTTACGTATTTCGGCAAAACGTCTCGGTCCCCCTCTCAAATGGTGGCCGGATTCGCTGCAACATCTACCTCCCGAAGACTGGGGCGATTGATGGGCGTTATCCAGTTCTGATCACCTATGGTCCTTACGGAAAGGACATACCCTATCAACA CTTTAATGCCGCGAGCTTTGCCGAGATAAATCCGGACCATAAGTCCGAACATTCCGCCTGGGAGACACCTTTCCCTACGTACTGGACTGCTCATGGGTACGTCGTTGTCAGAGCTGATGAGTTGGGCACCGGTCAGTCGCCTGGACAACTCGATGTTTTCTCAGCCACGACGGTTGATAGCTTTTGTGAACTGGTTGAGTGGGCTGCCATCCAGGAGTGGTCCACTGGTAAGATTGGGCTGCTCGGAATCAGCTATTATGCCGCAATTCAGTGGCAGGTTGCTGCTCGCAACCCAAATGGCCTAGCCGCAATTGTCCCATGGGAGGGATTCGCAGATCATTACCGCGACTTTTCACGGCACGGAGGCATCTTCTCGAATAGTTTCCTCCGTTTATGGTACGACAGACAGGTAAAGTCAAATCAGTATGGCTTGTCAGGCCGGGCGAGCCGTAACTGGGGCCCTGACACTGTGGATGGAAATCTGCCAGAGGAAGAGTTGAGTGCAAATGCTATTGACATAGTTGATCAGCTCCAATCGCAGCATTTCCGGGACCATGACCGATACGCAACTGTCAATTTCAATTTGGAAGACATCCGTGTGCCTCTTTTGAGTGTCGCAAATTGGGGAGGCTACCTCCTCCACTTGCGTGGCAACGTTGAAGGCTATACTTGGGCCAGCTCAGAATTTAAATACCTCCGCTTTATTACAGGGAGACATGATTTGCCTTTCTACTATCCAGACGAAGTTGAAATCCAGCGCAGCTTCCTTAATGCATTCATGAAAGGTGATGATCGGATTGGATGGTCGCGAAAAGGCGCTGTTCCTTCAGTTGACCTTGTTTTGCGAAGAGGTGACGTCGGATACAACGATCCGGACGCCGAAGCATTATACCCCCGTCGAAAGGAAAACGAATGGCCCATTGCGCGAACGGTCTACACGCCGTTATTTCTCAATCCTGACCAACGACTTACGGACAGCGAGCCATCTCTGAGCACCATCAAAAAAATCGCTTATAGAGCTCTTGGAGATCTATCAAACCCGCAGTTCATCTCCTTTCGCACCCAGCCGTTCCAGTCAGAAACGGAAATAACAGGGCATATCGTAGCCCATTTGAATGTTTCCATGAGCCGAGACTCTTGGAGTTCCGCTCCATCAGACATTGACTTGTTTGTTACGCTTCGCCATCTGTCATCCAGTGGCAAAGAAATCTTATATACGGGTACCGTTGGTGATCCAATTCCTGTGACAAAGGGTTTTTTGCGCATGAGCCTGCGAAAAGTAAACAATGAACATCCACATCACCGTCCGTACCGTCCACATCGCGATTACCTCTCGTCGGATGTCCAGGCTGTCATTCCCAACGAGGTATACACCGCCGATGTGGAACTTTGGCCCACCAATGTTGTTGTGCAAGAAGGAGAGTGTCTCGTCTTCGAAGTGAGTTCAGGGGACACTCCTGGGACTGGTATTTTTGAACATTGTGATCAAGTCGACCGGTGA
- a CDS encoding zinc-binding alcohol dehydrogenase family protein (COG:C;~EggNog:ENOG410PNAU;~InterPro:IPR036291,IPR020843,IPR011032;~go_function: GO:0016491 - oxidoreductase activity [Evidence IEA]) — protein sequence MATHLAAVSPAKGQLFELQTRLTPKPGPDELLIAVKSVALNPADAYMRDQGLFIPTYPTVIGFDMSGLVLEVGDNVPTSATDNDPAPSFRPGITRVAAYAASVWKSCDPDYGAFQERCLVPWQHAVSLPYEGMSWNHAASLPVAAEVPLNAWDVMGIPRVGEATASAPASAGSTGTDTNGEKQKNNMEKREALLIWGASSSVGTMGVQTARLLREDPNSSFAAAYATAGSANKSYVGSLGADRVFDYKDSQVVDAIVSAAKEDGLVIRHCFLATGQLAPCQAVLKTFLGEDSEGKKTKTAKIGSAPVVPPDAKVVNGVETIFVLPSTVEGERLEQFRYWIGTWLRENLAKGTIRPSPEPSVLAEGLGAINAGLDKLLRGVSCTKLIVEVAE from the coding sequence ATGGCCACCCACCTCGCCGCCGTCTCCCCAGCCAAAGGCCAGCTCTTTGAGCTCCAAACACGCCTCACTCCAAAGCCAGGACCAGACGAGCTCCTCATCGCTGTCAAATCCGTAGCCCTCAACCCGGCAGACGCCTACATGCGTGACCAAGGCCTCTTCATACCCACGTACCCCACGGTCATTGGCTTTGACATGTCGGGGTTAGTCCTCGAGGTCGGCGACAACGTCCCCACCAGTGCTACCGACAATGATCCGGCCCCCTCCTTCCGACCGGGTATCACCCGCGTCGCCGCCTACGCCGCCTCTGTCTGGAAGTCCTGCGATCCAGACTATGGTGCATTCCAGGAGCGGTGCCTCGTCCCCTGGCAGCATGCTGTGTCCCTTCCGTACGAGGGTATGTCTTGGAACCACGCGGCAAGCTTGCCCGTTGCCGCCGAGGTACCCCTTAATGCGTGGGATGTCATGGGGATCCCCCGGGTGGGAGAAGCCACTGCTTCTGCTCCAGCCTCTGCTGGCTCTACCGGTACCGATACCAACGGAGAGAAGCAAAAGAATAACatggaaaaaagagaagctCTCCTAATCTGGGGTGCCTCCTCTAGCGTCGGCACCATGGGCGTACAAACAGCCCGGCTGCTGCGGGAAGATCCCAACTCTTCTTTCGCAGCCGCGTACGCCACGGCCGGATCGGCGAATAAGAGTTATGTGGGTTCACTGGGCGCGGACCGCGTGTTCGACTACAAAGATTCACAAGTTGTGGATGCGATCGTTTCGGCAGCCAAGGAGGACGGGTTAGTGATCCGGCATTGTTTTCTTGCTACCGGGCAGCTGGCGCCATGTCAGGCTGTGCTTAAGACATTCCTCGGAGAAGATTCAGaagggaagaagacgaagacggcAAAGATCGGGTCGGCACCCGTGGTTCCTCCGGATGCGAAGGTCGTGAACGGGGTGGAGACGATATTTGTGCTGCCGTCGACGGTGGAAGGGGAGAGGCTGGAGCAGTTCCGATACTGGATTGGAACGTGGCTGAGGGAGAACCTGGCCAAGGGGACCATCAGGCCGAGTCCGGAGCCGAGCGTCTTGGCAGAGGGTTTGGGGGCTATCAATGCTGGGTTGGACAAACTGCTCCGGGGGGTGAGTTGTACGAAGTTGATTGTTGAGGTTGCGGAGTGA
- a CDS encoding uncharacterized protein (COG:S;~EggNog:ENOG410PV13): protein MDPQPEIFNLEDFTSSSPETDPNVEGIPVQLTNSKSHSLQTSKIEYIDDLPEYPTSHIHGYSYVVASRGRSQNEMEQLVHEIQYSRRQQHGPRRPVKCPFFNCLVKRWTWKCSGIYACEFLNPFLQSYHHTFVDEDCWDVIRNTQRNIQILEANIGKRNAYSYYRSKNEFFNKGYACIDQLPTCKPVFKRHTQMNVHGEFPPYIGCSNGSNEFLTKHHRGSIQGHTSIDLQFLEDLFNHDIMPPTEECGVFESLASRRKYCDRDHLQGPGRLQHTSCGVIFTALVPVDINECPYILFTSHGIHQHPPPPPSKAPERILQGVKRIIQQIQDPSLTTAQFLRSPQLEAFCQQYGASTLAEIHSSFCNKDRIATIIQKQRLLSYPNGQDINGLLFLQNRDSLINVSGSNHPLPH, encoded by the exons atggatcctcagcctgaaatcttcaatttagaagattttacttcatcaagtccagagactgatcccaatgtcgag ggcattcctgtacaactcacaaattcaaaaagccattctctccagacatcaaaaattgaatatattgatgacttaccagagtatccgacaagtcatattcatggatattcatatgttgttgcatctagagggcgatcacagaatgaaatggagcagcttgttcatgag attcaatactcacggcgtcaacaacatggaccaaggagaccagtcaaatgcccatttttcaactgtttagttaaaagatggacttggaaatgctctggtatctacgcatgtgaatttttgaatccatttcttcaatcctatcatcatacatttgttgatgaggattgttgggatgtgattcgaaatactcagaggaatatccaaatcctggaggcaaatattggaaaacgaaatgcatacag ctattatcggtcaaaaaatgaatttttcaataagggttatgcatgcattgaccagcttccaacttgcaagccagtttttaagcggcatacccaaatg aatgtccatggtgaatttccaccatatattggctgtagtaatggatccaatgagtttttaacaaaacatcatcgaggatctattcaaggccatacatcaattgatctacagttccttgaggacctttttaatcatgatattatgccaccaactgaagaatgtggtgtttttgaatcattagcatcccgacgaaagtattgcg atcgagatcaccttcaggggccaggcagactacagcatacttcctgtggtgttatttttactgctttagtgccagttgatatcaatgaatgtccatatatcctctttacatcccatggaattcaccagcatccacctccaccaccaagcaaggcaccagaacgaattttacaaggggttaaaaggattatccaacaaatacaagacccgagtttgaccacag cacaatttcttcgaagtccacaactagaggcattttgtcagcagtatggtgcttctacattagcagagatccactctagcttctgtaataaagaccgaattgcaacaattatccagaaacaacgacttctttcataccctaatggacaggatattaatgggttgctattcctacagaaccgggattcgctaatcaatgtaagtggttctaatcatccattgcctcattga